CGTTGCAGGCTCTTGAACCAGGCAAGCAACCGATCTTCGTGGGCGATGATCGCTGTCTGCAGTGCCTCTTCTTTTGCACGGACTGTCCGTTCCGCCGCATCCCGTTTTTCCCGCGCAACGCTCATGCTGGTTTCTGCGTCTTTCATCTTCGCAGCAAGATCACGTTCCTTCACACATTCCTGCAATACATGTTTCAATTGTTCGCGATACACCGCCAGATCCCGCCGCCAACTCGCCCACACCTGCTCGGGCACGGCCTCATCCAACCGCTTCCACTGACGTTCGTATAGATCATGATCGTAAAATTCCACATCTTTCGCGAGATCGTCCAACTCTCGTTGCAGTGTTTGCTGCTCCGGCAATTGCTGTTCCAACTGCTGGGTGACGTCCAGCAAACGATTTTCTTTTTTGTCTTTCTCCTGTTGCCCGGCCCGTAATCTTGCGTTTGTTTGATTCAGTCCCTGTTGTGTTTCTTGCAGTCGTTCTTGCATCGCCTTAAGCTCATGTTGCTTTTCCATTGCCTCCGAACGATTCAGCAGCTCGATTTCTGTCTCGGTCGCCATGAGTTGCTCATTGGCTTCATTCAGCGCATTGCTGTTTTGTTCGTATTGCTCCATCAGGCGGTTCCACGCCTGTTCTTGCTCCGATACCTCTACAGCTTTCTGTTTGCGCAATTCTTCTTCCTGCAGCAGCAGCACAGACTGATTGAATAAGCGATATTCATTATACTGATCATAGCTGTCTGCCAACTTTTGCGCTTCTGAGCGGTGCAGGCTCAATTCATCCAAGCGGTCACTGATCTCATCCATATCTTCGAGCACTTCCGAAAGCGGACGCAGCTCTTCTTCGCTCAACGGCGGCAATGCATCATTAAGGATCCCGTAAATGGTTGACGGTTTGAAATCTTTGGACAGCTTGGGGGAACGCAACTGGATCATCAAATCCAAAAGTTCTTTGTATGCTTCCGGATCGGAAAATCCGAATAACAATTTATTTATGAGCTGACGGTATTCTCCCTGTTCGCGGACGACTTTTCCTCCGTCTCCGATCACAACTTCCAATCCGGTCCGGTCTAAAGGCACTTTTTGCCCATGTTTCTCAAACAGATCCACATCATATAGGAAGATATCCTTGCCGATCCGGCGTTGGTCTGTAACCGCAAATCCCCAGAAGCCGACTTGTGCCGCTCCACGTCTGGCACGCAAGCCAATCCCGACTGTCAGGTATTTATCGGTCACAGGCTGATGAAACTCCAGATACAAATATCCAGTCCGATCCTGGATTCCGCTTTCCGATTCACCGAGTAAATAAAATTCGATTTTTCGATCCTTGGAACCAAACGGGTCCAGTCGTGACGGACGTTTGTCGCCATCAAGCACCAACGGCAAAAAACTCTGCATCGTAACCGATTTTCCAGATCCGTTAGTACCGCGGAAAATCAACCGGCCATCTGACAAATGGAAGACTTCATCCGCATGGTAATACCAAAAATTAAAAATACCCGCACGATTCATGCACCATCTATTGAATTGCATTTTACTCATTCGCTCCTTTCCAATTATAAATACCGTTCCATCGCATGAATGCCGGATACAATCGAATCGTATGCGGATCATCGACGTTTCCGAAATTCCATTCTGCCAGGTGTTGCAACAGCTCGTCCGCCAAGGAACTTGTAGTTTTTTCACGATACGCCTTGCTCCAGTATTCACCATGGAATCCCTTCAACCGGCTTAAAACCCCTTCAAAATCTGTACGCGTCAGCAGCAAATTGCCGCATTCATCTTGTTCAAAGAATCCTGGCGTTTTGAATAACATTCGGCGTATTTCACCAGCGAGCAGCATCATCAGATCCGACTCACTGCCAAGCGTCGGGAACAAATCCATCTCCCCAGTAAGTTCTGTCCACGTAAATACCAACCCTTCGCGAAAGCGCCGGCCTTCCAAGCCAAACATGGTTCGCATCTGATCAATCAACCACGAACGTTGGATCTGTACGTAACGTTTTTCTTCATCCGTCCACTGCCAGTCATAAACGACCGGCTCTTGCATCAGTCTGCGGAAAATCGTTTGCCGCCGTGCTTGGACATCCGAATTTCCCGCTGATAAAGTTGCATATTCCGCTTCAGGCAGCGCAACCGTTGGCGCAATCAATTCCTCCATCGAATCATAAGCCATCAATTCTTTTGGAAAACGTCGCAATACGTAGCGAGCCAACGGGGATGCTTCATACAATACGTTTTGGTCGCCACCTTCACGCGCCCAATCGGTTTCTTCACCTTCCACCACGACCAACACATCCAGTTCCCGTAATTTTTTTAACGCCCTTGCCATCGATAGGCGATGCTCATACAAGGTCCAATCCAAATATACTTCTGACGATAGAAGGTGATCACGAATGGCATCCACCATTTCGGATAACAAAAATTGTTCCGACTCGTTCCGTCCCTCCATGTACCAAAGACCGTATGTGAACAATGCGTAATCACGAGGACTGTGGAATGAGTCAATTCGCATCCACGGCTGAAACGACCCTGGGATTTTTTCCAATTTAACAAATGTCCGTGTCACAATCAGGCTAAAACCCGCGTGTTCATGAAACCAATCTCGCAACCGTTCATACTGATGTTTGACTGCCAAATACAACTCCGGATCCTTTTCTTTCCTGATCCAATGTCTATTCAGGAGTGCCTGGGCCGCCTGTCGAAATTCCGCTTGCAGTTGTTCCTGTTGACGAACCCTGCCCCTTCTACGCATTCTCACTTACCACTCACCTCTTTTACGACAAAGCCAAAATCGGGCATTTCGAGCGTCCCGTCTTCGCAAGTCAAATATGCCCTTTTTCCATCACCCGGAACTTGCAAGACGATTTCCAGACCATCCGGCGTCCGCGTCGTACGTGAACGATTGGCGATACAACGACTGATCCAGAACAAAAGAAATTTACGTTCCAAGCTTGTCAATCGCTCCAATTCACTTACCTTGAACGTCCCCAACCGCAACCACTTTTGCAAAATATCGTTCTCCAGTGATTTTTCTGCGAGAAATGCCTGCTTAGCTTTTTGTTGCTGTTCTTTTCGATCCCGGATCGCTTCTGTGCCACCCGTTTTCCTATGCACGCGGCTGCGTGATCTCAATTCACGGATGATTGGCACTTCATCCCACATCGACATATCAGCGGAGTCAGATGTCCGTTCGCCCTCCCCTTGAAAATGTCTTGTTTTGTACAGTCCGTACGTATGTGCAAACAGCCGCTCGGCATCTGTCAGCTCATCGAGACGCAAAAACCATTGGCCCAGATAATCCAATTCCCTTTTTCGGCTGATTCCGAAACGGTGTTTTTCTTGAATCGCAAGCGCGGCTTTCACCATCTTGGCGATGCTGTCTTTGGTTGCACGCTCCAGAAATACTACATCGCTTTGTTCCATGTCCTTGCCTGTGAACCAATGCACAAATATCGACCATTCCTCCATATGCCGTTCAAACCGTTCTTCGTCCGGTATCATCTCTTCCAATGAAGGCAGTCTGGCTTCATCTGCAACAACTTTTTGTACAAAACGATTCCAAACGTCAGCTTCCGTCTCACGCAGCACCGCTTCCAGTTGCCCGCCCGTACGCTGCAATACGACGATAAAATTGCGTAAATAGTGTGTCAATGTGTCCTTAAAGACCAGAAACTGATCTGTCAGCATCAACTCTTCCGCTTTGCCTGTTTGCAGACTCGCAAGATAGTCGGATGCATTCTCATGCAACTGACGGAAGGCAAGCTGCAAATCGTTCCATAACAGCAACGCTTCTCCGTCTTTCCAATCGTCTGTATCCCGAATTTGCCTGACATATCCCGACAATCGCTCCAGTAACGTCGGTTCCAGTGATCCCCCATACCCTTGAATGTTTTCGAGAC
Above is a window of Fodinisporobacter ferrooxydans DNA encoding:
- a CDS encoding TIGR02678 family protein — protein: MRRRGRVRQQEQLQAEFRQAAQALLNRHWIRKEKDPELYLAVKHQYERLRDWFHEHAGFSLIVTRTFVKLEKIPGSFQPWMRIDSFHSPRDYALFTYGLWYMEGRNESEQFLLSEMVDAIRDHLLSSEVYLDWTLYEHRLSMARALKKLRELDVLVVVEGEETDWAREGGDQNVLYEASPLARYVLRRFPKELMAYDSMEELIAPTVALPEAEYATLSAGNSDVQARRQTIFRRLMQEPVVYDWQWTDEEKRYVQIQRSWLIDQMRTMFGLEGRRFREGLVFTWTELTGEMDLFPTLGSESDLMMLLAGEIRRMLFKTPGFFEQDECGNLLLTRTDFEGVLSRLKGFHGEYWSKAYREKTTSSLADELLQHLAEWNFGNVDDPHTIRLYPAFMRWNGIYNWKGANE
- a CDS encoding TIGR02677 family protein, whose amino-acid sequence is MNRKQVKELWTKPVPETKYLNADNVARYRLILRYFYENHSKLKYWLKVEEVHEGVMNWELLSGYTLEQCQRDLEVLTEWKNLNSRHDGGRATTIEEYLRKRYRYQITPYTIEIERMLESLENIQGYGGSLEPTLLERLSGYVRQIRDTDDWKDGEALLLWNDLQLAFRQLHENASDYLASLQTGKAEELMLTDQFLVFKDTLTHYLRNFIVVLQRTGGQLEAVLRETEADVWNRFVQKVVADEARLPSLEEMIPDEERFERHMEEWSIFVHWFTGKDMEQSDVVFLERATKDSIAKMVKAALAIQEKHRFGISRKRELDYLGQWFLRLDELTDAERLFAHTYGLYKTRHFQGEGERTSDSADMSMWDEVPIIRELRSRSRVHRKTGGTEAIRDRKEQQQKAKQAFLAEKSLENDILQKWLRLGTFKVSELERLTSLERKFLLFWISRCIANRSRTTRTPDGLEIVLQVPGDGKRAYLTCEDGTLEMPDFGFVVKEVSGK